One genomic window of Elaeis guineensis isolate ETL-2024a chromosome 2, EG11, whole genome shotgun sequence includes the following:
- the LOC105041565 gene encoding indole-3-pyruvate monooxygenase YUCCA2, producing the protein MACYLLPLEHRAVVLVLNLRSVSINLMDCWGEIEGKRVHDPSFHLFHHNHHHHPSDPYGKLMKAATVCKAERCIWVPGPVIVGAGPSGLAVAACLKEKGVPSVVLDRSHCIASLWQLKTYDRLRLHLPKQYCELPLLALPSCFPTYPSKEQFVAYLQAYARRFDIRPVFNHKVVSAEYDERIGLWRVKSMAAQDGGGVEYVSRWLVVATGENAEAVLPAIDGMEDFKGTIMHTSLYKSGDIFEGKKVLVVGCGNSGMEVSLDLCNHKARPYIVVRDSVHILPRGILGLSTFGLSMWLLKWLPMRTVDRLLLLASRIMLGDTARLSLRRPLLGPLELKSLSGKTPVLDIGALAKIKSGDIKVRPAIKRLMVHGAEFVDGRLEEFDAIILATGYKSNVPSWLKEREFFSEKDGLPRKPFPNGWKAEQGLYAVGLTRRGLMGVSMDARRIAHDIEQSWKAGATQPMTT; encoded by the exons ATGGCATGTTATTTATTACCCCTTGAACATCGAGCGGTAGTACTAGTACTTAATTTGCGTTCGGTTAGTATTAACCTAATGGATTGTTGGGGGGAAATAGAAGGTAAAAGAGTCCATGATCCCTCCTTCCATCTCTTTCACCATAATCACCATCATCATCCTAGCGATCCTTATGGTAAGCTTATGAAAGCTGCCACGGTTTGCAAGGCCGAGAGGTGTATTTGGGTCCCGGGACCCGTCATCGTTGGCGCAGGACCATCGGGACTCGCCGTGGCTGCATGCCTCAAGGAGAAGGGAGTCCCCAGCGTGGTCCTCGATAGGTCTCACTGCATCGCCTCGCTGTGGCAGCTCAAGACTTACGATCGCCTCCGCCTCCACCTCCCCAAGCAGTACTGCGAGCTGCCTCTCTTGGCACTCCCTTCATGCTTCCCCACATATCCCTCCAAGGAACAGTTTGTGGCCTACCTCCAGGCTTACGCGAGGCGGTTCGACATCCGACCCGTGTTCAATCACAAGGTGGTCAGTGCCGAGTATGATGAACGAATTGGACTGTGGAGGGTGAAGAGCATGGCAGCCCAGGATGGAGGAGGAGTGGAGTACGTTAGCCGGTGGCTGGTCGTCGCCACCGGGGAGAATGCGGAGGCTGTGTTGCCTGCCATCGACGGCATGGAGGACTTTAAGGGCACCATCATGCACACAAGCTTGTATAAGAGTGGTGACATCTTCGAGGGGAAGAAGGTCCTCGTGGTCGGATGCGGCAATTCTGGCATGGAAGTCAGCTTGGACCTCTGCAACCACAAGGCTCGCCCTTATATTGTTGTAAGAGATTCG GTCCACATTTTGCCCCGGGGAATACTGGGCCTTTCCACTTTTGGGCTCTCCATGTGGCTTCTGAAGTGGCTCCCCATGCGGACGGTCGATCGCCTTTTGTTGCTTGCCTCTCGGATCATGCTTGGTGACACAGCCCGGCTTAGTCTCAGGCGACCCCTCCTTGGCCCCCTCGAGCTCAAGTCACTCTCCGGCAAGACCCCGGTCCTCGATATTGGAGCACTAGCTAAGATCAAGTCCGGTGATATCAAG GTTCGCCCTGCAATAAAGCGATTGATGGTACATGGAGCAGAATTTGTGGATGGGAGATTGGAGGAATTTGATGCTATCATCCTCGCCACCGGCTACAAAAGCAACGTCCCCTCTTGGCTAAAG GAGAGGGAGTTCTTCTCAGAGAAAGATGGGCTACCAAGGAAACCATTCCCCAATGGTTGGAAGGCGGAGCAAGGCCTCTACGCGGTAGGGCTCACGAGACGGGGGTTGATGGGGGTGTCGATGGATGCGAGGAGGATAGCCCATGACATCGAGCAAAGCTGGAAGGCCGGGGCAACACAACCAATGACCACCTGA